In a genomic window of Zingiber officinale cultivar Zhangliang chromosome 9B, Zo_v1.1, whole genome shotgun sequence:
- the LOC122024127 gene encoding GTP-binding protein BRASSINAZOLE INSENSITIVE PALE GREEN 2, chloroplastic-like isoform X1: protein MAGSMASALCIFFKVHGSCHRGHLLFPTSSPSSSFSLPSLGFSTWGTHRSPFSASASTKPLIPKGPVFSEGRDEDERRLVCPGCGVFMQDASPNLPGYYRKKVPTLREDEFDDLSYDSDEFGEGEIGGLSSNLDLEFESDDLSDADLMEGATEGDELDTGIDWESDWDMKLDDEEEKFRKELDGFAPAGVGYGNITEETLAKFKKEKISKSEKKRKTREARKGETEEDSVTVCARCHSLRNYGQVKNEKVENLIPDFDFDRLVASRLMRPATSAPVVVMVVDCVDFDGSFPKRSVKSLFKVLEGSKNEHKISKLPKLVLVATKVDLLPSQVSPTRLDRWVRNRAKAAGAPKLNAVYLVSARKDLGVRNLISYIKQLAGPRGNVWVIGAQNAGKSTLINAFAKREGVKTTRLTEAAVPGTTLGILRIPSILPSKAKMYDTPGLLHPYLMSMRLTREEQKMVEIRKELQPRTFRMKVGQTVHVGGLMRLDLTQASVETIYVTVLASPNVSLHMGKTENADELRTKHFGIRLQPPIGQDRVTELGEWLPTEMKVSGTSWDVNSIDIAASGLGWYSLGLKGNATVVLWTFNGIEVTQREPLVLDRAPFLERPGFLLPKAISDAIGNQSKMQAEKKKEKDFLLNASV, encoded by the exons ATGGCGGGATCGATGGCTTCGGCCCTATGTATCTTCTTCAAAGTACACGGAAGCTGTCATAGAGGTCATCTCTTATTTcccacttcttctccttcttcttcattctctttGCCCTCACTTGGATTCTCCACTTGGGGAACCCACCGTTCCCCTTTCTCCGCCTCCGCTTCCACCAAACCTTTGATTCCGAAAGGCCCCGTGTTTAGCGAAGGGAGGGACGAAGATGAGCGACGCCTGGTCTGCCCCGGATGCGGTGTCTTCATGCAGGACGCCAGCCCCAATCTTCCCGGTTATTACCGCAAGAAGGTCCCTACCCTCCGAGAGGATGAGTTTGATGACCTCTCCTACGATTCAGATGAATTTGGGGAGGGAGAGATCGGAGGGTTGTCGTCAAATTTGGACCTTGAATTCGAAAGTGATGACCTTTCTGATGCGGATTTGATGGAAGGAGCGACGGAAGGTGACGAACTGGATACggggatcgattgggagtctgaCTGGGATATGAAGTTAGACGACGAAGAGGAGAAATTTAGGAAGGAGTTGGACGGGTTCGCCCCAGCGGGCGTTGGCTACGGGAACATTACAGAGGAGACGCTGGCGAAgttcaaaaaggagaagatttcCAAGTCGGAGAAGAAACGGAAGACTAGAGAGGCTAGAAAAGGAGAAACGGAGGAGGATTCAGTCACAGTGTGCGCTCGTTGCCACTCTTTGAGAAACTATGGCCAAGTGAAGAACGAGAAGGTGGAGAACTTGATCCCTGACTTCGATTTCGACCGACTGGTCGCGAGCCGCTTGATGAGACCTGCAACAAGTGCCCCTGTGGTGGTTATGGTGGTCGACTGTGTGGACTTTGATGGTTCCTTCCCTAAAAGGTCAGTGAAATCCTTGTTCAAAGTATTGGAAGGAAGCAAAAATGAGCACAAGATATCCAAATTGCCCAAGCTTGTGCTCGTTGCAACCAAGGTGGACCTTCTTCCTTCACAAGTATCGCCGACAAGGTTGGATAGGTGGGTTCGGAACAGGGCCAAGGCTGCAGGGGCTCCTAAGCTTAATGCAGTTTATCTGGTGAGCGCTCGAAAAGATCTTGGAGTGAGGAACTTGATATCCTACATCAAGCAACTTGCAGGACCCCGTGGGAATGTGTGGGTGATTGGGGCTCAGAATGCTGGGAAATCCACTCTGATAAATGCGTTTGCTAAGCGAGAAGGTGTGAAGACTACAAGGCTTACCGAGGCTGCTGTTCCAGGGACTACATTAGGCATTCTGAGAATTCCAAGCATCTTGCCTTCAAAAGCAAAGATGTATGATACTCCAGGTCTTTTGCACCCATACCTAATGTCAATGAGATTGACTCGGGAAGAGCAAAAGATGGTCGAGATCAGGAAGGAGCTACAGCCTCGAACCTTTAGGATGAAG GTTGGACAGACTGTTCATGTTGGTGGTCTGATGAGGCTCGATTTGACCCAGGCCTCTGTGGAGACGATCTACGTTACTGTTTTGGCATCACCTAATGTCTCCCTTCATATGGGGAAGACGGAAAATGCTGATGAGCTAAGAACAAAGCATTTTGGTATAAGGCTCCAG CCGCCTATTGGGCAGGATCGAGTGACTGAACTTGGTGAATGGCTGCCTACAGAAATGAAGGTATCAGGAACCAGTTGGGATGTGAACAGCATAGACATTGCAGCATCTGGCCTTGGATGGTATTCACTGGGGCTGAAAGGGAATGCGACTGTGGTGCTGTGGACTTTTAACGGTATCGAAGTAACGCAGAGAGAACCATTGGTTCTCGATAGAGCTCCCTTTCTGGAAAGGCCGGGATTCTTGTTACCAAAGGCAATATCTGATGCAATTGGAAACCAGAGCAAGATGCAGGCggagaaaaagaaggaaaaagattTTCTTCTAAATGCCAGCGTCTGA
- the LOC122024127 gene encoding GTP-binding protein BRASSINAZOLE INSENSITIVE PALE GREEN 2, chloroplastic-like isoform X2: MAGSMASALCIFFKVHGSCHRGHLLFPTSSPSSSFSLPSLGFSTWGTHRSPFSASASTKPLIPKGPVFSEGRDEDERRLVCPGCGVFMQDASPNLPGYYRKKVPTLREDEFDDLSYDSDEFGEGEIGGLSSNLDLEFESDDLSDADLMEGATEGDELDTGIDWESDWDMKLDDEEEKFRKELDGFAPAGVGYGNITEETLAKFKKEKISKSEKKRKTREARKGETEEDSVTVCARCHSLRNYGQVKNEKVENLIPDFDFDRLVASRLMRPATSAPVVVMVVDCVDFDGSFPKRSVKSLFKVLEGSKNEHKISKLPKLVLVATKVDLLPSQVSPTRLDRWVRNRAKAAGAPKLNAVYLVSARKDLGVRNLISYIKQLAGPRGNVWVIGAQNAGKSTLINAFAKREGVKTTRLTEAAVPGTTLGILRIPSILPSKAKMYDTPGLLHPYLMSMRLTREEQKMVEIRKELQPRTFRMKVGQTVHVGGLMRLDLTQASVETIYVTVLASPNVSLHMGKTENADELRTKHFGIRLQK, from the exons ATGGCGGGATCGATGGCTTCGGCCCTATGTATCTTCTTCAAAGTACACGGAAGCTGTCATAGAGGTCATCTCTTATTTcccacttcttctccttcttcttcattctctttGCCCTCACTTGGATTCTCCACTTGGGGAACCCACCGTTCCCCTTTCTCCGCCTCCGCTTCCACCAAACCTTTGATTCCGAAAGGCCCCGTGTTTAGCGAAGGGAGGGACGAAGATGAGCGACGCCTGGTCTGCCCCGGATGCGGTGTCTTCATGCAGGACGCCAGCCCCAATCTTCCCGGTTATTACCGCAAGAAGGTCCCTACCCTCCGAGAGGATGAGTTTGATGACCTCTCCTACGATTCAGATGAATTTGGGGAGGGAGAGATCGGAGGGTTGTCGTCAAATTTGGACCTTGAATTCGAAAGTGATGACCTTTCTGATGCGGATTTGATGGAAGGAGCGACGGAAGGTGACGAACTGGATACggggatcgattgggagtctgaCTGGGATATGAAGTTAGACGACGAAGAGGAGAAATTTAGGAAGGAGTTGGACGGGTTCGCCCCAGCGGGCGTTGGCTACGGGAACATTACAGAGGAGACGCTGGCGAAgttcaaaaaggagaagatttcCAAGTCGGAGAAGAAACGGAAGACTAGAGAGGCTAGAAAAGGAGAAACGGAGGAGGATTCAGTCACAGTGTGCGCTCGTTGCCACTCTTTGAGAAACTATGGCCAAGTGAAGAACGAGAAGGTGGAGAACTTGATCCCTGACTTCGATTTCGACCGACTGGTCGCGAGCCGCTTGATGAGACCTGCAACAAGTGCCCCTGTGGTGGTTATGGTGGTCGACTGTGTGGACTTTGATGGTTCCTTCCCTAAAAGGTCAGTGAAATCCTTGTTCAAAGTATTGGAAGGAAGCAAAAATGAGCACAAGATATCCAAATTGCCCAAGCTTGTGCTCGTTGCAACCAAGGTGGACCTTCTTCCTTCACAAGTATCGCCGACAAGGTTGGATAGGTGGGTTCGGAACAGGGCCAAGGCTGCAGGGGCTCCTAAGCTTAATGCAGTTTATCTGGTGAGCGCTCGAAAAGATCTTGGAGTGAGGAACTTGATATCCTACATCAAGCAACTTGCAGGACCCCGTGGGAATGTGTGGGTGATTGGGGCTCAGAATGCTGGGAAATCCACTCTGATAAATGCGTTTGCTAAGCGAGAAGGTGTGAAGACTACAAGGCTTACCGAGGCTGCTGTTCCAGGGACTACATTAGGCATTCTGAGAATTCCAAGCATCTTGCCTTCAAAAGCAAAGATGTATGATACTCCAGGTCTTTTGCACCCATACCTAATGTCAATGAGATTGACTCGGGAAGAGCAAAAGATGGTCGAGATCAGGAAGGAGCTACAGCCTCGAACCTTTAGGATGAAG GTTGGACAGACTGTTCATGTTGGTGGTCTGATGAGGCTCGATTTGACCCAGGCCTCTGTGGAGACGATCTACGTTACTGTTTTGGCATCACCTAATGTCTCCCTTCATATGGGGAAGACGGAAAATGCTGATGAGCTAAGAACAAAGCATTTTGGTATAAGGCTCCAG AAATGA
- the LOC122024695 gene encoding uncharacterized protein LOC122024695, translated as MANGLIDAIAALVSSWSRHVSRATRKLSGRRRSGSPSDRRKKPSSCDEVDTDEDEGVWRREILMGEKCQPLDFSGAIYYDAFGRQRQEVPTPRSPMRSPLPSFAAKSTPVTAGY; from the coding sequence ATGGCGAACGGGTTGATCGACGCCATCGCCGCCCTCGTGTCATCGTGGTCGCGCCACGTGTCGCGCGCCACTAGGAAGCTATCGGGCCGCCGCCGCAGCGGCTCCCCCTCTGACCGCCGCAAGAAGCCCTCTTCTTGCGACGAGGTCGACACGGACGAGGACGAAGGCGTGTGGCGGCGCGAGATCCTGATGGGGGAGAAGTGCCAGCCGCTGGACTTTTCAGGCGCCATCTACTACGACGCCTTTGGCCGGCAACGGCAGGAGGTGCCCACACCGCGCTCGCCGATGCGGAGCCCGTTGCCGTCCTTCGCAGCGAAGAGTACTCCGGTCACCGCCGGCTACTGA